The following nucleotide sequence is from Pirellulales bacterium.
GCGGTGTGAGGTGTTGGAAGCGCGCCGGCTGATGCACGCCGGACATGAACATGATTCTGAGCAAGTGGAAGTCGTTGCGGCCGCGCTGGCCGGCACGCCACCTGCCACACCTGTAATCACCGAGCCGCTGACAGATGGCTTGACGCTCAATCCGGCCGACGTGCATATGGAGGCGCCGATTTACTTCGACGCGGATGGCGACGCCCACCAATCGACTGATTGGGAGATTTGGTCCCTGGCTTCCAACCATCGCGTGTGGGTCACGGATGCGATCACCGGGTTGGAGCGGACACACACGCATCTGGGGGACGGCGTCTTTGAGAATGAATTGGCTGGACACACGCAGCTTGATTATCAAACCGATTATCAGTTGCGGGTTCGATTCCGCGACTCGACCGGCGCCGTGAGCAATTGGGCGACACGCGAGTTTCAGACTGGCGCGCCCGCCACCGTGTTTTCATTGGCAATGCAAGATGTAACCAATCAGCCAATATCTGAATGGCTAGATGGCGAATCGAATCCGATCGACCTGCCAGGCGGCGCCCAACCGGCCAGTTTGAGAATGGAGACATCCAATGCGGCGCTTTTGCTGGCGCTGGATGGGGCGAGCGGACCGAATCAGGTTGTCAATCCGGCCCCGTTGGCAGCGCATGGTGATGTACGGATCAAGCTGACGGCGGGAACCTCGGGAGTGAATGTGGCCGCTTCGGTGCTATCGTTCACCGATAACTCGGGCGCTACGCGGTCTATTTACTTACCGAGCGTTAGTTTGCAGGCCGGCGCGCAAGCCATTTTTTGGGTGGCCGGGGACGGCAGCACCTACGTTGGGACCGCGGCGCAGACCGAGCCCGATTTCTCGCAGTTGGCACGAGCCTCGGCGCTGCCGTTCGTAGCGATCGAACCGGGATACGCAATTGACGAGTTCGCGGGCGGTTTTCAATTGCCGGTGAATATCGAGTTCTTGCCCAATCCAGGTCCGAATGCCAACGATCCGTTGTTTTACGTGACGGAGCTATACGGAACGATCAAGGTGGTCACCCGTGGTGGCGCGGTCTCGACTTACGCCACTGGCCTGTTGAACTTTAACCCAACGGGCAACTTTCCGGGCACGGGCGAGCAGGGGCTGGCTGGGATTGTGGTGGAGCCGGCGACAGGAGACGTGATCGTCTCGCTGCTTTACAGCAGCAACCCGGCGGATGAGCTAGCGCCTCACTACCCGAAAGTCATTCGCTTGCATTCCACTGATGGCGGGCGCACCGCTGCTACTCAATCGACCATCATCGATATGGCAGGAGAGGAACAAGGCCAGTCGCATCAAATCTCGCATCTGTCGATCGGCCCCGATGGAAAGCTCTATGTACATATGGGGGATGGATTCGATCCTTCCACCTCGCTCAACCTGAACACTATGCGCGGCAAGATTCTGCGCATGAATCTGGATGGCACGGCAGCAACCGACAATCCGTTTTACGACGCAAATAATGGCGTGTCTGCCGCTGATTACATCTACGCCTATGGTTTTCGCAATCCATTTGGCGGCGCTTGGCGAGCCGCCGACGGCAAACTCTACGAAGTGGAGAACGGACCCACTCGCGATCGCTTGGCGCAGGTAGTCGCTGGCGGCAACTATGGCTACAACGGCACCGACGAGAGCATGCTGACGGACGCGATCTATACATGGTCCCCCGCGCATGCGCCCGTGAACCTGACATTTATTCAGCCCGAAACATTTGGCGGCAGCTTGTTTCCGGTGGACCAGCAGGACCACTTATTTGTTACGGAAAGCGGTCCGACGTACGCAACAGGCCCGCAAATGCTGGGCAAGCGAATATCGGAGTTCGTTCTGGATGCGGCCGGCAATCTCGTCGAGGGACCGACGACGCTAGTGGAATACAACGGCGTGGGCAAAGGGACCATCGTGGGACTGGCCGCGGGTCCGGACGGCTTGTACTTCACCGAGTTGTACAAGGATCTCGGAGCCGGATCACCGATCGAGGCTGGCGCCAGAATCTTCCGCGTGCGGTATCGCGGCCAAGCCGAGTTTAGCGCCGACGCGCAAACGGGCGTGCCAACGTTGACGACGCACTTCACCGATGCCTCCGACGTGCTGTCGCCAACTGGCTGGCTATGGGATTTTGGAGACGGAACGACCAGTACCGAACAAAACCCAACCCACTTGTACACGCAGGCGGGCAACTATGATGTCACGCTGAGCGTCACCAGCGCCGCCGGAATCGCCACGATCCACAAGCCGGACTTCATTCATGTCGCCGTGATCAGCAGCGGCTTGATCGCCGAATACTACAACGAAAAGGATCTGTCGCAACTTGCCTTGGTGCGCAGCGACGCCACGATTGATTTTGATTGGAGCGAGGGTTCGCCCGACCCCAGCATGGCCAGCGACACATTTTCGGTTCGCTGGACCGGGCAAATCACGCCACAGTTTTCGCAAACGTACACGTTCTACGCGCGCAGCGATGACGGGGTGCGACTGTGGATTGATGGGCAGTTGGTCATTGATCAATGGGTGAGCCAGGCGCCGACCGAGGTCGCTGGCAGCATCGCATTGGTCGCCGGTAAGAGCTACTCCATACGCATGGAGTACTTTGACGATATGTTTGGCGCGGTGGCTCAGTTGTCCTGGTCGAGTCCGAGCGTCGCTAAGCAGATTGTCCCGGCCAGCGCGCTCTCGCCACCGAATCAATCGCCAACGGTGATTGGCGTCTCGCTGGGACGCGCGAATGGGCCGAGCTACGCGGTGCCCGCAGGGGGCGAACAACTGCGGCGCGTGCCGTTGGGGGGCGTGAATGAAGTGCAATTGACGTTCTCCGAAGCGATGAATGTCAATGCGTCGCATTTGACGCTGCGCGGCCCCGGCAACGTAGTGATTCCGCTGACGGGATTCGTCACGCAACCGGGCGCTATTGCAGGGACGGTGGTTGGCATCTGGAAGACAAGCGCACCCCTCGGCGCTGGACTGTATACGCTGGAACTTGCCGACACCATCGTCGATTCGCTTGGCAAGCGATTGGACGGCGAATGGGTCAATCCGCCGAGCGTTGGCGGCAGTGGCAGCGCTTTTCCATCTGGCAACGGAACCGCAGGTGGGAGTTTCAGCTTTCAATTTCGATTGCTGCCCGGCGACGCGAATGGGGACCAGCTAGTGAATGGCGCCGACTACACTTCTTGGGCCGATCATTTTCAGCAAAGCAATCCGCCGCCAACCTTTGCTCAAGGAGACTTTAACGGTGACGGATTGGTGAACGGCGCCGACTACACATTGTGGGCAGATAACTTCATGCCGGCGGCAAGCGCTGCGCTACTGGTTGAAGAAACAGGGCCCGGCGCCGCCAAGGCGCCTGAGACAATCGTACTGCCGGCATCTACTAGCGGCGCGACAAGACCAACGAACAACTCCGCTGCAAGAAACATCCTTGCCCGCGCGCAATTGGCGCGCGCCGCGTACTTTGCGCAATGGGAACAACAAGCGGCAGGCCAGCGGGCGTGGTGGAGCCCCATCAGCTTGATCCGCTGGAGAATCATGGCGCGCAATGACAGTCCTGCGTCTTTCGGCGAGCGGTGGTCCGACGGCTAGCCCTCCCCCCTTACAATGTCCAATCACGCCGGGGGGTTGGGGTCGGGCTTTGGCTCCGCTGGCTTTTCCGCGGCCGGCTTCTCTTCTGGCTTGGGTTCGGCAGGTTTTTCTTCGGCGGGCGCGGCCTCGGCCGGTTTGTCCTCGGGCTTTGGCTCCGCAGGCGCCTGCTCGGCCGGCTTGGGCTCAGGCGGTGGCGGCGCCAACTCGGGGCCAAGCGTCTGGCTCATCGACGCCAGATCCCAGATACGGAGCGAGTCGCTTTGACTGCCAGACGCCAACAGCTTGCCATCGGGCGCGTAGGCCAGTGCCCAGATGGTGCTTTTGTTGCCATACAGGACTGGCCCTGGGGCGCCGTTAGTCGCGTCCCAAAAGCGGATTGAACGATCGTACCCGGCCGAGGCGAGTTGCTGGCCGGTGGGAGAAAAGCGAACCGTCGTGATCCAGTTGGTATGACCGGTGAGTGTGGCCTTGTTGGCGCCACTGGCGACGTCCCAAAGTTTGATCGAGCGATCGCCGCCGGCGGAGGCGAGTGTTTGGCCATCGGCGGAAAAGGCCACTGACCAGACAGGCTCGGTGTGCCCTTCGAGCTTGAACTTCTCGGTATTGTTGCCGGTGTCCCAAACCTTGACGAGCTTGTCGCTGCCTGCGGTGGCGAGCAGTTTGCCATCGGGCGAATAGGCCAAGCCGCGGATCATTCCGGCATGCGCTGGTTCGATGATTGCTTTTTGCTGCGCCGCGGCGACATCCCAAAAGCGCGCTGTGCCATCTTCGCTCGACGACGCGAGGGTGAGGCCATCGGGCGCGAAGGCGAGTCCAGTCACCCAGTTCTTATGTCCGGCCAACGTGGCGCGCTCAGCCATTTTTTCAAGGTCCCAGAGTTTGATTTGATGGTCATAGCTGCCAGTGGCCAGCAACTTGCCGTCTGGGGAATAAGCGACACACCAGACGGCGCTGGCGTGCCCATCCAAGGCGCGCTTCTCTTGGCCCGTTTTGGGATCCCACAGTTTGACCGTGCCGGGACGATAGAGCAGCGACTGACCGCCAACGGCCGCGAGCGTCGCGCCATCAGGAGAAAACGCCAGCGCGGTGATCCAGCCTGTGTACTGCGCGAGCGGAGGCTTTTCTTGTGCAGTGGCGACACTGGCTCCAACGATTGCGGCGAAGAGCAAGGCACAGGTAGCTCGCATTGATCGACCCTTTCGCAACTGGCAGCAGATGATGGCCCCGGCCATGGTGGTCTGCATGGCTTTTGCGATTCAATCGTAAACCGCCCGCAAGTCGACCGCCAGCGATTAGGCAGGTCGCCTTGTGAGAACCGCAGCGAACTTTACAATGCGAGCCCTAGTCGCGAACTGCTCGTTTCAACCAAGGAGTCGACAACGTGGGTGGTCCTATAGTACGGTCGGGAGCTTCGCCGGAGTTCTCGGAGAATTGGGATCGGATTTTCGGGGGCAAGAAGAAGGCCGCCGCCAAGCCCGCAAAGCCGGCCAAGAGCACGAAGAAGAAGAGCGCTGCCCCAAAGCAGGCGATCAAGAAGACCGCGAAGAAGAAGTCGAAGTAGGCCGAGCGCGAGTGTTGCCGCGCCCAGAAAAGCCGGACACCGATGGTGGGCCCCCCTGAGTCCACCATCGGCGCCGTTTGAAATCGGATTGCGAGCGGCCGCAGCGCTGTGCTGTCAGTCGACGTTCGATCGACCGACAGGCGACTTACGATGGCCTACTCGTCTTGATAGATGCGCGTCAGTTCCTCTTCGACCACCGCCTTGGCCGTTTCGGCGGTGCGGAAGTAGGCGCGGAAGCTGGCATGGCCCGCTTGGAGACAGCGCACCTTGATGCGATAGACTTCGGTCTGGCCCGCGTCGAGTTGCTCCAGCGGGTCAAAAATCACCTGCGCGGCTTCCACTCGGCCATTCGTTGGGCCCGCGACATCAAGCGATTCCATTTGTGACGGGAGCTTGGCGGCCACCTGCACTTGGCTGGCCGGACGTGAGCCACGATTGGTCACGCGGATTTCGTAAGTCGTTTCGCCGTTGACCTCGACGGGGTCGTCGGCATCGATCACATCAAGCGCGATCGAAGCCACTCCTTCGACTCGGGTAGACGCCGCGGCTTGTTCGGAAACTCCGGAGTCGGCCTTGACGATGGCGGACACTTGTTGCTCGCCCACTTCGATCGGCAACAGTTGCACATCGACTTCGGCCGTGGCATTGGGCTCCAGGCGTCCCACAAACCAAGCGACCTGGCGCGTCTGGCTGTCGTAAGCGCCGCCGCTGCTCGCTTCGACAAAGCGGAAACCGGCCGGTACCGCGTCGAAGACTTGCACATTGTTGGCGGGGGCTGGCCCCGGGTTGTGGACGCGGACGACATAGCGCGCTTGGCGATCGACATAGCGCAACCGCGGACCATCGACAGCGACCTGAAGGCGAGGACTGACGACCTCGACCGGCAACTTGCGGTCGACCACCAGGTTGCCGGTGGCGGTGGCGCGAGCAGACAGTTCCCACGCGCCGGCTTTGACGCCGGTGATGGGCGTTTGCACCAGGCGCGACTCGCCAGGGCCCAGCGTGCCGACGGAGTATGACAACTTGGCGCCTTCGGGATGCTTGAGCGGCTCGGGCAGGGTGGCTTCGATCACCACATTATGCGCACGCCCGCTACCGGGATTGTGGACCTTGAACTCGTACATGACCGCCTGACCGCTGATCATCTGGGCCGGCCCTTCGAGGGTGAGCTCAAGGTCGGGACGCAGCACCTGAATGCGGGCCTGCGTAGCTCGTGTGAAAGTGACATCGGCTTGCGGCGTGACTTCGCCCTCTGTTTCCGGAGTCAGTTCGAATTCGATCAGCCGCTTGCCATTTTCCTCGATCTCCCCCAACTGCCAGATGAGTTGACGCTCTTTGCGCTGTGGCTTGGGATTGGTTCCATCGAGGCGCACATGCTTGGAGAGAGTTGCCCGGACGACAACGTTTTGAACCGCGCCGCCGGTGTTCTTGATTTCGAGGCCGCAGTGCATCTGCTGACCGATGCTCACCTCGCGCGGCGTTCGCCAGCGAAGCAGCACGGCTCCGGCGGATGGGAGCGCCCCGTCAGCCTCGGATTGCTGCTGATCGTCGCTGCCGTCAAACTCGTCGGCTCCGCACTCGACTTCTGATCCCGCGCCAGTGGCGCCATCGGGCGCTCCGGTGAGTCCAAGCGGCGCAGGCGAATGCTTGGGTCCGAGCATCGCGGCCGCATCGCCATGGTGTTCGCCATCCTCGATCGCCGATTCGACCATCTGGAATTCGTCGTGACGAGTCGGCGATTGTTCGGCGAGAGTTGGCTCGCCCGACTCGTAATTCGAGGTGGCAGATGGCGCATTATCTGTCGCAATTTCGATTTCCGGCTCTGAGGCAACACTCTGAACGAGGGATTCGGGGGCGTCGCTGCCCAGATCGGCCAGCGGCGTGAAATGCTCAGTGTTCACATCGGTCGGCGCCGCCAAGTCCGCGACGACATCTCGATCTTCGTGGGGCGGACCGAACTCATCGGTAGCGGAAACGGGCGCGACAACAACCGCTTGGTCGTGCAGCGGATCGTGCGCGGGTATTGGTTCGACGCCTGCCAGGTCGGATTCCATGGCTTCGGCCGCGCGAATGCGACGCGCAGGCAGGGCGCGCCGCGAACTGGCCCTGGCCGGGCGCATGGCCATTGGCTCAGCGGCATAGGCCGCGGACCCGCGCGGCAACAAAGCATCCAACCACGAGCTTTGGGACGGCTGGCCGGCAAGCGCGGCGTCGAGCAGATAGGCGAGTCCGCTCAACAACAAAAACACGATCGCCAGGACGGCAAAGAGTCGCTTCAGCATCATCTCACCCGCGAAGAGGTCGCTTCCCTGTAGACCGACCGGCGCTTGCGCGGCGCTGGCCAAACTTGCAGGAGGGAATATCGACCGCGGCGAGAGTATCGATTAAGCGGAATCAGCAGTTCTTGCCGATTACAGCGACTCTAAGGGCCAACCACTGGCATGATGGGCGGGATGGGAAGCACCGGCAGCGGCTGATGACTGGCCGCCTCGTACCAGCTATCGGGAACGTGGTCTTCGCTGACCAGATCAACTGTGATGCGGGTCAGCCCCAGATCGGCGCCCTGACGATCCCAGTCGAGCAGGATCTTGCGGGCGACCCCGGTCTTGGGATTGGCCCAGAGTTCGACCAGTTGCGGCTTGTCCTTGTCGGACTGTCGCCGTTCTCCGCGCAAACGCTGCCAGCGCGTGTCGTCTTCGCCCGGTAGTTTCTCGCTGGGCATCAGCTCCAAGTCGAATTGTTGTTGCAAGAACTCGATGAGCGCGCTGATGTGCATTTCTGGCAGGCCGATGCCATGTTTCTTGGCCCATTCGATGGCCAATTTGGGGTCTGACTCGCGGCGTGGCTGCCCCATGGCGGGCACCACCCAGGTTTCCTCTCCGTTACTGCCGAGCCAAGCTTGTCCGAGCATCGCAGGATGCCGCAGCGTGAACTTCTCGCCGCCGCGAACCGTGAGAAACGACTCGAACGACATGGAATGGTTCGTGGAGATGCGCACCTCGGTGGTGACGCGATATTGCCGATCTTGCAAGCTGGTGGCGTTGACCAGCGCGCGATGGACGGCGGCATGCGCGGTGCGAGTCGGGTCGGTCCAATAAAAGGCGAACAGCGCGGCCAAAATCGCCGCGGCTGAAACTGAGGAGAACAGCCAGCGCTGGGCGCGATAAACCCGGGCATGCACAACGGCAGGACGCGCCAATTCTGTTTGGGTCGACTCGCTTTGGTCGACGATCGACGCCAAGACGCGCTGCACGCGCTCTTCGTTGTTGCGGGGGTCGGGCATATGCACTCGTTCGAGAAGGGCATTCAAAAACGCGAGGTCGGCGAACCGCTGCTGATCCAACGGATGAACCTGATCGGCATCAACGGGCAAGCCGTCGTCGAGCCATTGGCTGGCCAGATCGTCGGCATGTCCAAATTCACTCAGGTGGTCGTCGTGCGAATCGTAATCGTCGTTCATATCGCCTCACCCACGGCCGCGAGCTTGCGCTGCATGCAATCCAGCAGCCGCGCTCGACCGCGTTGCAATCGCTTTTTGGTGGCCTCTCCGGAAATTTCGAGCTTTTCCGCCAAACTGGCCCCATGCAGCCCTTCGGTGTACCGCAAGCGGACCGCCTCGCGATAGCGAGTGGGCAGAGTTTCCAGGCACTGCCGCAGTCCATCGAGTTTGTCGTCCAAGGTATCACCCGGCATTCGATTCAAAGCCGCGTGCCGCCCTTCCAGATGTTCGAGCACTTGTTCGTCGCAAAGCATCATGTTTCTTGCGGAACGCCGACGGTGAGCCAACACCAACTTGCCGGCGATGCCGCGCAGCCAGGGGCCAAACGGGCGGCTGCGATCGAAGCGTTCAAGCGTCTTCCAAGCGGTCAGC
It contains:
- a CDS encoding PQQ-dependent sugar dehydrogenase translates to MSQPIRLFSLSHPRRRALRCEVLEARRLMHAGHEHDSEQVEVVAAALAGTPPATPVITEPLTDGLTLNPADVHMEAPIYFDADGDAHQSTDWEIWSLASNHRVWVTDAITGLERTHTHLGDGVFENELAGHTQLDYQTDYQLRVRFRDSTGAVSNWATREFQTGAPATVFSLAMQDVTNQPISEWLDGESNPIDLPGGAQPASLRMETSNAALLLALDGASGPNQVVNPAPLAAHGDVRIKLTAGTSGVNVAASVLSFTDNSGATRSIYLPSVSLQAGAQAIFWVAGDGSTYVGTAAQTEPDFSQLARASALPFVAIEPGYAIDEFAGGFQLPVNIEFLPNPGPNANDPLFYVTELYGTIKVVTRGGAVSTYATGLLNFNPTGNFPGTGEQGLAGIVVEPATGDVIVSLLYSSNPADELAPHYPKVIRLHSTDGGRTAATQSTIIDMAGEEQGQSHQISHLSIGPDGKLYVHMGDGFDPSTSLNLNTMRGKILRMNLDGTAATDNPFYDANNGVSAADYIYAYGFRNPFGGAWRAADGKLYEVENGPTRDRLAQVVAGGNYGYNGTDESMLTDAIYTWSPAHAPVNLTFIQPETFGGSLFPVDQQDHLFVTESGPTYATGPQMLGKRISEFVLDAAGNLVEGPTTLVEYNGVGKGTIVGLAAGPDGLYFTELYKDLGAGSPIEAGARIFRVRYRGQAEFSADAQTGVPTLTTHFTDASDVLSPTGWLWDFGDGTTSTEQNPTHLYTQAGNYDVTLSVTSAAGIATIHKPDFIHVAVISSGLIAEYYNEKDLSQLALVRSDATIDFDWSEGSPDPSMASDTFSVRWTGQITPQFSQTYTFYARSDDGVRLWIDGQLVIDQWVSQAPTEVAGSIALVAGKSYSIRMEYFDDMFGAVAQLSWSSPSVAKQIVPASALSPPNQSPTVIGVSLGRANGPSYAVPAGGEQLRRVPLGGVNEVQLTFSEAMNVNASHLTLRGPGNVVIPLTGFVTQPGAIAGTVVGIWKTSAPLGAGLYTLELADTIVDSLGKRLDGEWVNPPSVGGSGSAFPSGNGTAGGSFSFQFRLLPGDANGDQLVNGADYTSWADHFQQSNPPPTFAQGDFNGDGLVNGADYTLWADNFMPAASAALLVEETGPGAAKAPETIVLPASTSGATRPTNNSAARNILARAQLARAAYFAQWEQQAAGQRAWWSPISLIRWRIMARNDSPASFGERWSDG
- a CDS encoding DUF11 domain-containing protein, coding for MLKRLFAVLAIVFLLLSGLAYLLDAALAGQPSQSSWLDALLPRGSAAYAAEPMAMRPARASSRRALPARRIRAAEAMESDLAGVEPIPAHDPLHDQAVVVAPVSATDEFGPPHEDRDVVADLAAPTDVNTEHFTPLADLGSDAPESLVQSVASEPEIEIATDNAPSATSNYESGEPTLAEQSPTRHDEFQMVESAIEDGEHHGDAAAMLGPKHSPAPLGLTGAPDGATGAGSEVECGADEFDGSDDQQQSEADGALPSAGAVLLRWRTPREVSIGQQMHCGLEIKNTGGAVQNVVVRATLSKHVRLDGTNPKPQRKERQLIWQLGEIEENGKRLIEFELTPETEGEVTPQADVTFTRATQARIQVLRPDLELTLEGPAQMISGQAVMYEFKVHNPGSGRAHNVVIEATLPEPLKHPEGAKLSYSVGTLGPGESRLVQTPITGVKAGAWELSARATATGNLVVDRKLPVEVVSPRLQVAVDGPRLRYVDRQARYVVRVHNPGPAPANNVQVFDAVPAGFRFVEASSGGAYDSQTRQVAWFVGRLEPNATAEVDVQLLPIEVGEQQVSAIVKADSGVSEQAAASTRVEGVASIALDVIDADDPVEVNGETTYEIRVTNRGSRPASQVQVAAKLPSQMESLDVAGPTNGRVEAAQVIFDPLEQLDAGQTEVYRIKVRCLQAGHASFRAYFRTAETAKAVVEEELTRIYQDE
- a CDS encoding sigma-70 family RNA polymerase sigma factor; the encoded protein is MQLTEYAIGMSPKDLFEILVREHAEMLQMYLRCVVRDPVAVDDLFQETMLTAWKTLERFDRSRPFGPWLRGIAGKLVLAHRRRSARNMMLCDEQVLEHLEGRHAALNRMPGDTLDDKLDGLRQCLETLPTRYREAVRLRYTEGLHGASLAEKLEISGEATKKRLQRGRARLLDCMQRKLAAVGEAI